CGTCAAATTCAGATTGCAGCGCCTCCAGCATCCCCTCTGACAGCGCGTTTAATTTCTCTGGAGCATTCAATGTGAGATGGGCAATCGATCCCGTATCGTTGCGTTCTAATAAAGCCATCTTGCTCTCCTTCTGATTTTCCGCGAGTCTACGCCAAAATAAAGAGAGAGAAAAGTATGCCATTACCTTACACGGCAGAGACCTTAATGCGCTATCTTGAAAACGTGTTTCCTCAGATCCGCGGTGAGTTTGCCATTGAGGCGCTGCAGGAGGGGCACATAGAGGTGCGCTTGAAGGTGCAAGAGCGGCATTTGCGCCCTGGCGGCACGGTGTCAGGGCCGGCGATGTTCGCTTTGGCGGATGTTTCGGTTTATATGAGCGTTCTGGCCGCAATCGGGCCGAAAGAACTTGCCGTTACGACCAATGCATCTTTGGATTTTATGCGCAAACCGGATGCAGGTCGTGATCTGATTGCGCATTGTAAGGTGTTGAAACTTGGCCGTTTATTGGCTGTTTGCGATGTTCTCATATTTTCTGAGGGTAAAGCCGACCCCGTGGCGCGGGCTTCCATGACATATGCCTTACCGCCCGATAAAACGATTAAAACGCAGTAAGATGTAATCGGAACGAAAAATGCGCTCAGCTCGCGAAGAGCTGGCGCATTATCTGTTTATGCCTGATACTCAGACTTTGGCGGCGGTTTGCCGGGGCGCTGGAGCCGCTGCGGCAGGCTTCGCGGCGGCCGTTTTGGTTAATGGATCGTCTTGGCGCTGAACAGAACCTTCGAAATGCGCACCCGATTCAATCGCGATTGTTTTATGAATGATATCGCCTTCCACGCGCGCCGTCGCCGTTAGGCGAACTTTCAGACCCCGCACCCGACCGACGATTCGGCCATTTACAACCACATCATCGGCAATCACCTCGCCCTTGATCGTGGCGCTTTCGCCCACCGTCAGCAGATGCGCGCGTATATCGCCCTCAACCGTGCCTTCCACTTGAATGTCGCCCGTGGTTTTCATGTTTCCGGTAACGTGCAGATCAGATGACAGAACGGATGCAGGTGGTTTTGCCTTAGGTGCCGATGGCTTTGTTTCAATTTGATCAGCCGCATAAGCCGTGGGCGCAGGGGCGCTGGGCGTTGCTGCATCGCTGTCTTTTTGACCTGGTTCGTTTATTTTGCTTTTAGAAAACATCTTTCGCTGCCTTAATATAATTCATCGGATTTAACGCTTTTCCTTTGTAGCGCACTTCATAGTGCAGATGCGTCCCTGTGGAGCGCCCAGTATTTCCCATACCACCGATTGCCTCTCCACGAGATACTCTTTGCCCTTTTTTTACACGGATCTTTGAAAGATGACCATAGCGTGTTTCATAGCCAAAGTCATGCTTGATTTTTACAAGTTTTCCATAGCTGGAAAACGTGCCGGCGAATGTTACAACGCCATCCGCCGTTGCCAGAATTGGGGTGCCCTTGGGCGCGGCAAGATCAATGCCGCGGTGCATGCGCCCCCAGCGTGGGCCAAATCCAGAGGTGAAGCGATGCGCGGCGGTGACCGGGGGCGCGAAAGGCAGTTTGTTTATTGCGATGCGGTAGTGATCCAGCTTGGCCACAGAGTTTAAAATACCAAGCGCTCTGGCTTCTTCGGCAGAAAGGTCAGCGGGGTTTGTTTCAAGCCCGAAAGCTGGTCCACCGCGCCCCGAATATCCTTGGCGCACGGTGTTTAAAAGCGAGTCAGCGTCTAGGCCACTGGCGCGCAAAACTTTTTCCAATGGCTTTACGGAAATTGTAAGGGCTTCTTCAATCTGACGGAATAATTGTTCGTATTTTTGTTCAATGAGGCGAATTTCCAATTCAAGCGCATCGCGTGCGCTTAGCGCGGCGGCAAGGTTTTGTTCGGTTTCCAGTTTGTCTGCGGCTGTTTGCGAAAGTGCTTGCGACACCTTGTCGATCGCAGAGGCGTTTTCTGGGCGAGGGAGCGCTGATAATGCGCTAGGGGCGACCGAGCCTGCAGCGCTTGCGTTGCGTTCACCCATGCGCTGCTGTTTTAATACCTTCAACTCGTTGAGCGCCAAAACCAGCTTATGCTGCAGCTGCTCTTGTTGTTCGCTTGCGATTAACTCCCCGTTTTGCATTTTTCGCATTTCTGTAAGCGCTGCCGAGAGCTGTGATTTTACTGATAGGCTCTGTTGCGTGATTGCGTTCAATTCTTCCGCAAAGACCCTAGTTTCAGACGCGTTGATTGTGTTATTTATG
The sequence above is drawn from the Rhodobacteraceae bacterium IMCC1335 genome and encodes:
- a CDS encoding peptidoglycan DD-metalloendopeptidase family protein, giving the protein MLFSKGIGAPSIPASPINNTINASETRVFAEELNAITQQSLSVKSQLSAALTEMRKMQNGELIASEQQEQLQHKLVLALNELKVLKQQRMGERNASAAGSVAPSALSALPRPENASAIDKVSQALSQTAADKLETEQNLAAALSARDALELEIRLIEQKYEQLFRQIEEALTISVKPLEKVLRASGLDADSLLNTVRQGYSGRGGPAFGLETNPADLSAEEARALGILNSVAKLDHYRIAINKLPFAPPVTAAHRFTSGFGPRWGRMHRGIDLAAPKGTPILATADGVVTFAGTFSSYGKLVKIKHDFGYETRYGHLSKIRVKKGQRVSRGEAIGGMGNTGRSTGTHLHYEVRYKGKALNPMNYIKAAKDVF
- a CDS encoding hotdog fold thioesterase, which codes for MPLPYTAETLMRYLENVFPQIRGEFAIEALQEGHIEVRLKVQERHLRPGGTVSGPAMFALADVSVYMSVLAAIGPKELAVTTNASLDFMRKPDAGRDLIAHCKVLKLGRLLAVCDVLIFSEGKADPVARASMTYALPPDKTIKTQ
- a CDS encoding polymer-forming cytoskeletal protein, which translates into the protein MFSKSKINEPGQKDSDAATPSAPAPTAYAADQIETKPSAPKAKPPASVLSSDLHVTGNMKTTGDIQVEGTVEGDIRAHLLTVGESATIKGEVIADDVVVNGRIVGRVRGLKVRLTATARVEGDIIHKTIAIESGAHFEGSVQRQDDPLTKTAAAKPAAAAPAPRQTAAKV